From one Salmo salar chromosome ssa09, Ssal_v3.1, whole genome shotgun sequence genomic stretch:
- the LOC106612518 gene encoding actin-like gives MKRGRVVSWADMEAIWSYVFNMHVKTPSCESPVLLTEFPLTTQSDREKTCRMMFEGLGVPALYLAPQSLLALLSSGRVTGCVVDCGYDVTHAVPVFEGHCLPHAVRQLGLGGQDVTAHLALLLKESGAQFSCTTQEHDTVTNIKEQMCYVSTDPSSETATTIIGSAEVDYQLPDGQMLRIGSERFGAPEILFSPQTVRMATQGIPSLLVSSVLESDADLWQLLLDNAVLAGGSSLLPGMGHRLREEASALAPPGDRVGPVPVMDTAWLGGSLLSSLSIFGDMCISALEYQEMGSNVIHHKCF, from the coding sequence ATGAAGCGTGGGAGGGTGGTGTCATGGGCTGATATGGAGGCCATATGGAGCTATGTTTTCAACATGCACGTGAAGACCCCCTCATGTGAGAGCCCGGTTTTACTGACTGAGTTCCCCTTGACCACCCAGTCGGACAGGGAAAAGACCTGCAGGATGATGTTCGAGGGGCTGGGTGTCCCTGCATTGTACCTGGCCCCTCAGTCGCTCCTGGCCCTGCTGTCTTCAGGCAGGGTGACCGGCTGTGTGGTGGACTGTGGCTACGACGTCACCCACGCCGTCCCAGTTTTCGAGGGCCACTGCCTCCCCCACGCTGTGCGTCagctgggcctgggagggcaggaTGTCACGGCCCACCTGGCTCTGCTGCTGAAGGAGTCCGGAGCTCAGTTTTCCTGCACCACACAGGAACATGACACAGTGACCAACATCAAGGAGCAGATGTGTTATGTATCCACTGATCCCTCCTCAGAGACAGCCACAACCATCATCGGCAGCGCCGAGGTGGACTACCAGCTCCCCGACGGACAGATGCTGAGGATTGGCAGCGAGAGGTTCGGGGCGCCCgaaatcctcttctctcctcagacTGTCCGCATGGCAACACAAGGCATCCCCAGTCTCCTGGTGAGCTCTGTGTTGGAGAGCGATGCAGACCTGTGGCAGCTGCTCCTAGACAACGCCGTCCTTGCCGGGGGCTCCAGCCTCCTTCCCGGGATGGGCCACAGACTGAGGGAGGAGGCCTCGGCTCTGGCCCCGCCAGGAGACCGCGTGGGGCCAGTTCCTGTGATGGATACTGCCTGGCTGGGGggctccctcctgtcctctctctccatctttggaGACATGTGCATCAGTGCCTTGGAGTACCAGGAGATGGGGTCCAACGTGATCCATCACAAGTGCTTCTGA